The following coding sequences are from one Parabacteroides pacaensis window:
- a CDS encoding RNA polymerase sigma factor produces MQTDLSDIQKMKQGDEISFRKFVETYSDDLFYYARGFVKTKEIAEEIVSDVFVTVWKKKGELDTVRNIRTWLFVLVHNEAISYLRKEADVVRISLEEINEYCIPSIQSPDYDLISREEIEQINQAISTLPPKCKLVFTLAKLHGLPYKEISQILNISIKTINIHIAKALQTISAVLHKK; encoded by the coding sequence ATGCAGACAGACCTTTCTGATATCCAAAAAATGAAGCAAGGGGACGAAATCTCTTTCCGTAAATTTGTGGAAACTTATTCTGACGATCTTTTTTATTATGCACGAGGGTTCGTGAAAACAAAAGAAATAGCAGAAGAGATAGTAAGTGATGTATTTGTAACCGTATGGAAGAAGAAAGGAGAACTAGATACTGTCCGGAATATACGGACTTGGTTATTTGTCCTTGTCCATAATGAAGCCATTTCTTATTTGAGAAAAGAAGCAGACGTAGTACGGATTTCTTTAGAAGAAATTAATGAGTATTGTATACCTTCTATTCAAAGTCCCGACTACGACTTGATAAGCCGGGAAGAAATAGAGCAAATCAATCAAGCTATCAGCACGCTACCTCCTAAATGCAAATTGGTTTTTACCTTAGCTAAATTGCATGGGCTACCTTATAAAGAAATCTCGCAAATACTGAATATCTCCATAAAAACCATTAATATACATATAGCCAAAGCTTTGCAAACTATTTCTGCTGTACTGCATAAAAAATAA